One stretch of Marinobacterium iners DNA includes these proteins:
- a CDS encoding efflux RND transporter permease subunit, whose amino-acid sequence MIAWFARNHVAANLLMVTILFTGLMSLKYNIPLEVFPSFETDTISVNVSLRGATPEDAELSLATRVEEAVSDLEGVKQINSRSVEGGATITIEVDSGYDARELLADVKSRVDEIGTFPSEADQPVISLATFKRDVITVAVAGELSEQELRGYAERVRDDLLRTPGITQVELDGVRNYEIAIELSQDQLRAYDLTLSEVAERIGNSSLDLSAGNIRTDGGDILIRSKGQAYYRDQFEPLVIKANTDGSLLRLRDIANVTDGFEESALRTRFNGKPAAMLDVYRVGDQSAIEVADKVKAYVHEQQANLPQGLELSYWGDGSLLVKSRIKTLTTNALQGGILVLLLLTLFLRPSIAFWVFIGIPVSFMGAFLVMPLFGVTLNVLSLFGFILVLGIVVDDAIVTGENIYSHLRNAESGLQASIRGTQEVAVPVTFGVLTTVAAFLPIGFIEGARGALFAQIPVVVIPVLLFSLIESKFVLPAHLKHLKLRQNEVEQQGRLSQMQQRFADGFERMILKYYQPLLALSLKHRLTTLALFSGVFILILAFILSGWTRFVFFPRVEADTARASLTMPSGTPFEVTDRHIVRMVEAARALQEDYRDPNTGESVIMNIFSTTGAGGSAETGRIRFELQPAEEREQEVSASTLINEWRERIGPIPGAETLTFRAEIGRASDPVSIELRSGDVDDLRAMAQQVKARLETYPTLFDIADNLSDGKEELQLELTPQAHLLGLTRSDIIRQVRQNFFGIEVQRVQRGRDDVRVMVRLPLEERQAIAGLKGILINTPGAGQVPLDEVAQLVPGKSPSAIYRVDQYRTANVVADMDKVNTNTTVLNRDLNEFLTELVLQYPGAEFSLEGEAEEQRESFASLALGLAFVFFVIYSLLAIPFRSYLQPLIVMSVIPFGAIGAIVGHWIMGMDLTIMSLLGLMALIGVVVNDSLVLVDFTNQRRKELQAGGEHSHFEATRQAVLVAGVARFRPVMLTSLTTFIGLMPLLFEKAVQAQFLIPMAVSLGFGIIFATVVTLIMVPVNFMLLEDLRRLGRRLAKRPEPVSTH is encoded by the coding sequence ATGATCGCCTGGTTCGCACGCAACCATGTGGCCGCCAATCTGCTGATGGTGACCATTCTGTTCACCGGCTTGATGTCGCTCAAATACAATATTCCGCTGGAGGTTTTTCCCAGTTTCGAGACCGACACCATCAGTGTCAATGTCAGTCTGCGCGGCGCAACTCCTGAAGATGCCGAGCTGAGTCTTGCAACTCGGGTCGAGGAGGCGGTCAGTGATCTGGAGGGGGTGAAACAGATCAACAGCCGTTCAGTAGAAGGGGGGGCGACGATCACGATCGAAGTCGACAGCGGCTACGATGCCCGTGAGTTGTTGGCGGATGTGAAGTCGCGCGTGGATGAAATCGGCACCTTCCCCAGTGAGGCGGATCAACCGGTCATCTCACTGGCCACTTTCAAGCGTGACGTGATTACGGTCGCCGTCGCCGGAGAGCTGAGTGAACAGGAGCTGCGCGGCTATGCCGAGCGGGTGCGTGATGATCTGTTGCGCACGCCGGGGATTACTCAGGTCGAGCTGGACGGGGTACGCAACTACGAGATCGCCATCGAGCTGTCACAGGATCAGCTGCGCGCCTACGATCTGACGCTGTCGGAAGTGGCCGAGCGGATCGGCAACAGTTCACTGGATCTCTCAGCCGGCAACATCCGCACCGATGGCGGCGATATTCTGATCCGGTCCAAGGGGCAGGCGTACTATCGTGACCAGTTTGAGCCGCTGGTCATCAAGGCCAACACCGATGGCAGTCTGCTGCGACTGAGGGATATCGCCAACGTGACCGATGGCTTTGAAGAGTCGGCGTTGCGTACCCGGTTTAACGGCAAACCTGCAGCAATGTTGGATGTCTATCGTGTCGGTGATCAAAGTGCCATCGAAGTGGCCGACAAGGTCAAGGCCTATGTTCATGAGCAGCAGGCCAACCTGCCGCAGGGGCTGGAGCTGAGTTACTGGGGCGACGGTTCACTGCTGGTCAAAAGCCGAATCAAGACGCTGACCACAAACGCACTGCAGGGCGGCATCCTGGTGTTGCTGCTGCTGACTTTGTTCCTGCGCCCCTCCATCGCGTTCTGGGTGTTTATCGGTATACCGGTGAGTTTTATGGGCGCCTTTCTTGTTATGCCACTGTTCGGCGTTACCCTGAACGTGCTGTCACTGTTCGGCTTTATTTTGGTACTGGGGATTGTGGTGGATGATGCCATCGTCACCGGTGAGAACATCTACAGTCACCTGCGCAATGCCGAGTCCGGTCTGCAGGCATCCATTCGTGGCACACAGGAAGTAGCGGTACCGGTGACCTTCGGTGTGCTGACCACGGTTGCAGCATTCTTGCCAATTGGCTTTATCGAGGGTGCCCGTGGTGCGCTGTTCGCCCAGATACCGGTCGTTGTTATTCCGGTGCTGCTGTTTTCGCTGATCGAGTCCAAGTTCGTATTGCCGGCCCACTTGAAGCACCTCAAGCTGCGTCAGAACGAAGTTGAACAGCAGGGAAGGCTGTCGCAGATGCAGCAGCGTTTTGCCGATGGTTTTGAGCGCATGATTCTCAAGTATTATCAGCCGTTGCTGGCGCTGAGCCTGAAACATCGACTGACTACACTGGCGCTGTTCAGCGGCGTGTTCATTCTGATACTGGCCTTTATTCTGTCGGGCTGGACACGCTTCGTGTTTTTCCCGCGGGTTGAAGCGGATACGGCGCGCGCTTCGCTGACGATGCCCAGCGGTACCCCCTTTGAAGTGACCGACCGCCATATCGTGCGGATGGTCGAAGCGGCTCGGGCACTGCAGGAGGACTACCGGGATCCGAATACCGGTGAAAGTGTGATCATGAATATATTTTCCACTACCGGTGCCGGTGGCAGTGCCGAAACGGGCCGAATTCGCTTTGAGCTGCAGCCGGCTGAAGAGCGGGAGCAGGAGGTGAGCGCTTCGACACTCATTAACGAATGGCGTGAGCGAATCGGGCCGATCCCCGGAGCCGAGACGCTGACTTTCAGAGCGGAAATAGGGCGAGCCAGTGATCCGGTCAGCATCGAGTTGCGCTCGGGAGATGTGGATGATCTGCGTGCCATGGCGCAGCAGGTAAAGGCGCGACTGGAAACCTATCCCACCCTGTTTGATATCGCCGATAACCTGTCAGACGGCAAGGAAGAGCTGCAGCTGGAGCTGACACCACAGGCTCATCTGCTTGGCCTGACTCGCAGTGACATCATTCGTCAGGTGCGGCAGAACTTTTTCGGTATCGAGGTGCAGCGGGTACAGCGTGGCCGAGACGATGTAAGGGTGATGGTACGTTTGCCGCTGGAAGAGCGTCAGGCGATTGCCGGCCTCAAGGGGATTCTGATTAACACCCCGGGTGCCGGGCAGGTACCGTTGGATGAAGTGGCGCAGCTGGTGCCGGGCAAAAGCCCTTCGGCCATCTACCGTGTTGACCAGTATCGTACCGCCAATGTGGTCGCCGATATGGACAAGGTCAACACCAATACCACGGTGCTGAATCGCGATCTAAACGAATTTTTGACTGAGCTGGTGCTGCAATATCCCGGTGCAGAATTCAGCCTTGAAGGGGAGGCCGAAGAGCAGCGGGAGTCTTTTGCCTCGCTGGCACTGGGGCTGGCATTCGTGTTTTTCGTGATCTACAGCCTGTTGGCAATCCCGTTCCGCTCCTACCTGCAACCGCTGATTGTGATGTCGGTGATTCCTTTTGGCGCCATTGGAGCGATTGTTGGTCACTGGATCATGGGGATGGACCTGACCATCATGAGCCTGCTGGGGTTGATGGCTCTGATTGGCGTAGTGGTGAACGACAGCCTGGTACTGGTGGACTTCACCAACCAGCGGCGCAAGGAGCTGCAGGCGGGAGGAGAGCACTCACACTTCGAGGCAACGCGACAGGCGGTGCTGGTTGCGGGGGTTGCACGCTTCCGACCTGTGATGCTGACTTCGCTCACTACTTTTATCGGCTTAATGCCACTGTTGTTTGAAAAGGCGGTGCAGGCCCAGTTCCTGATCCCGATGGCAGTTTCGTTGGGCTTCGGCATCATCTTTGCGACGGTCGTCACATTGATCATGGTGCCGGTCAACTTCATGCTGTTGGAAGATCTGCGCAGACTCGGGCGTCGGCTGGCGAAGCGACCCGAGCCTGTCAGCACTCACTGA
- a CDS encoding efflux RND transporter periplasmic adaptor subunit: MIKRILPLIVILVMATFGWLIYSNPPEVHRGKPPQPARINVDTQTIAAAPYRVMIESYGRIRPRTQSTLQPQVSGEVVWLAADFRAGGFFEKGEELIRLDSRDYAAEVAQAEASVISARQQLAEEQARADQAAADWERLGNSGQAPALVLRKPQLASARASLASAEAVLAKARLNLERTRIRAPYAGRVLEKSVDLGQVVSSNTTLAEIYAVDYLEVRLPLQSRDLGFVDLPEEYRFDQTGGTQPRVELISDLVQREVWSGRIVQTEGAIDATSRQLHVLAQLDDPYGEKAVDRVPLKVGQYVTARIEGREIPDAIVIPNRAIYQGSYVYRVENGVLQRQPIRIDWQNETEALIGEGLEPGDELVLTSLGQVISGTPVKIRGAAKPESEQHSEGPAVQGQRRAAGEQP; encoded by the coding sequence ATGATCAAACGTATTCTTCCCCTGATCGTCATTCTGGTAATGGCCACATTCGGTTGGCTTATATACAGCAATCCACCTGAAGTGCACCGTGGTAAGCCGCCGCAACCGGCCAGAATAAATGTAGATACCCAAACCATTGCTGCTGCTCCCTACCGGGTGATGATCGAAAGCTACGGTCGCATTCGGCCACGTACCCAAAGCACTCTGCAACCGCAGGTTAGCGGTGAGGTTGTCTGGCTGGCCGCTGATTTCCGTGCTGGAGGCTTTTTCGAGAAGGGTGAAGAGCTGATCCGGCTGGATAGCCGTGACTATGCGGCCGAAGTGGCGCAGGCTGAAGCCAGCGTGATCAGTGCCCGACAGCAACTGGCCGAAGAACAGGCACGGGCCGACCAGGCCGCTGCAGACTGGGAGCGTCTGGGGAACTCCGGACAGGCACCGGCACTGGTGTTGCGCAAGCCTCAACTGGCCAGTGCCCGTGCCAGTCTGGCGTCGGCCGAGGCGGTGTTGGCCAAGGCGCGGCTTAATCTGGAACGGACCCGCATCCGTGCCCCCTATGCCGGCCGTGTACTGGAAAAAAGTGTTGATTTGGGGCAGGTGGTGTCCAGCAATACCACCCTTGCCGAGATCTACGCAGTGGACTATCTCGAAGTGCGTCTGCCGTTGCAGAGTCGTGATCTTGGCTTTGTGGATCTGCCCGAAGAATATCGCTTTGACCAGACCGGTGGCACACAGCCACGGGTTGAGCTGATCTCTGATCTGGTTCAGCGTGAAGTTTGGAGCGGCCGTATTGTGCAGACGGAAGGCGCTATCGATGCCACCAGCCGTCAGTTACATGTGCTGGCGCAGCTGGATGACCCCTATGGCGAGAAGGCAGTTGATCGGGTTCCGTTGAAAGTGGGTCAGTACGTCACTGCGCGCATCGAGGGGCGGGAAATTCCGGATGCAATCGTGATTCCCAACCGTGCCATCTATCAGGGCAGTTATGTCTACCGTGTTGAAAACGGTGTACTGCAGCGTCAGCCGATCCGCATTGACTGGCAGAATGAGACCGAGGCCTTGATCGGCGAAGGGCTTGAGCCCGGTGACGAACTGGTGCTGACGTCGCTCGGTCAGGTGATTTCAGGTACGCCGGTCAAAATTCGTGGTGCGGCCAAGCCTGAATCGGAACAACACTCCGAAGGGCCTGCAGTACAAGGTCAGCGCCGTGCAGCAGGAGAACAGCCATGA
- a CDS encoding efflux transporter outer membrane subunit, producing MLLVLSACSSPPKLMSPQPELPDNWTSAEGSDTEPVSEELRGWLVQLNDPRLQELATEALAANPGLQAARYNVSRSREAVDINRADRLPSLALNLGSTRREDSDRVDSLDFSISLDLDLWGRLSARQRQARLDLAAAEAGLRQQEQSLVVKLGTQWFALQEAQLLLDLYRQRRDNLAQNVEVIASGYRQGLNEALDLYLARNNLHAENARVEQQTQQLAEIRRELELLLGRYPSARLIAEAALPWLETDIPAGLPADVLTRRPDLQQQWLELLSADAALAAAHRDRFPSLGLTSTGLGGSSDALSDLLSLGNLSWSIGARLTQTLFDAGRKASLQDQALARRQELEQRWLEAVYAALAEVENALSLRQSLLERHAQYLEAQRNAVHAENLAFEQYQKGLTSYTTVLEAQRRSFDAQTSVLGLRRQLLQNRIELYRALGGTFQTDLPTTEPEQEPAGQ from the coding sequence ATGCTGCTGGTGCTGAGCGCCTGCAGCAGCCCGCCAAAATTGATGTCGCCGCAACCCGAACTGCCCGACAACTGGACCAGCGCTGAAGGGAGCGACACGGAACCGGTCTCGGAAGAGCTGCGTGGCTGGCTGGTGCAACTGAATGATCCACGTTTGCAGGAACTGGCGACGGAAGCCCTGGCGGCCAATCCCGGACTGCAGGCCGCTCGGTACAATGTGAGTCGCAGCCGTGAAGCTGTGGATATAAACCGTGCAGATCGGTTGCCTTCGCTGGCACTTAATCTGGGCAGTACCCGCAGGGAAGACAGTGATCGGGTAGACTCCCTCGATTTCAGTATCAGCCTGGATCTGGATCTGTGGGGCAGACTCAGTGCGCGTCAGCGTCAGGCCCGACTTGATCTGGCTGCGGCTGAAGCCGGGTTGCGACAACAGGAACAATCGCTGGTGGTCAAGCTTGGCACTCAGTGGTTTGCTCTGCAGGAAGCCCAGCTGCTGCTCGACCTGTACCGTCAGCGTCGTGACAATCTGGCACAGAATGTCGAGGTGATTGCATCCGGCTATCGCCAGGGGCTGAATGAGGCGTTAGACCTGTATCTGGCGCGTAACAACCTGCATGCCGAAAACGCCCGTGTTGAACAGCAAACTCAGCAATTGGCTGAAATTCGTCGTGAGCTGGAGTTGCTGCTCGGGCGCTATCCGTCCGCTCGGTTGATCGCAGAAGCCGCGTTGCCCTGGCTGGAGACTGACATACCGGCAGGTTTGCCGGCCGATGTGTTGACCCGTCGCCCCGATCTGCAGCAGCAGTGGCTGGAACTATTATCAGCCGATGCGGCTCTGGCCGCTGCCCACCGTGATCGCTTTCCCAGCCTTGGTCTGACCAGTACGGGCCTTGGGGGCAGCAGTGATGCCCTCAGTGATCTGTTGTCACTGGGCAACCTGAGCTGGAGCATAGGTGCGAGGCTGACGCAAACACTGTTCGATGCCGGTCGCAAGGCATCGTTGCAGGATCAGGCGCTGGCGCGTCGGCAGGAGCTGGAACAACGCTGGCTGGAAGCAGTGTATGCCGCATTGGCCGAGGTGGAAAATGCATTGTCGCTTCGACAGAGTTTGCTCGAACGCCACGCTCAGTACCTTGAGGCTCAGCGCAATGCCGTGCATGCCGAAAACCTGGCCTTTGAGCAGTATCAGAAGGGCTTGACCAGCTACACCACCGTTCTGGAAGCCCAGAGACGCTCCTTTGATGCCCAGACCAGTGTATTGGGGCTGCGCCGCCAGCTGCTCCAGAACCGGATCGAGCTGTATCGTGCGCTGGGCGGCACTTTTCAAACCGACCTTCCAACAACAGAGCCTGAGCAGGAGCCTGCCGGACAATGA
- a CDS encoding DNA-J related domain-containing protein produces MSPDIASNPLIPELLALLRAHPDGISEFRLMKGLEAHPAFAELADDYQLRLFQKHFMIMHGLYTLQTRLWYEEQLRLEISPLSVRCHADPVDSITEQASVPGAADPLRDYYLDWTQLQHTSARDVQRLLAGFMEQLDHPGARHKALETLELDAGASQEKIRSRYRQLAAQLHPDKGGDSEAFIEVRRAYELLRSGG; encoded by the coding sequence ATGAGCCCTGACATAGCTTCAAACCCCCTGATCCCTGAACTGCTGGCCCTGCTGAGGGCCCATCCGGACGGGATCAGCGAGTTCAGGCTGATGAAAGGGCTGGAAGCGCATCCTGCCTTTGCCGAACTGGCCGATGACTATCAGCTGCGCCTGTTTCAGAAACACTTCATGATCATGCACGGTCTTTATACTCTGCAGACCCGCCTCTGGTACGAAGAACAACTGAGACTTGAAATTTCTCCGCTTAGTGTACGCTGCCATGCTGACCCGGTAGACAGTATCACCGAGCAGGCATCCGTCCCCGGAGCGGCCGATCCTCTGCGTGACTACTATCTTGACTGGACGCAGCTGCAACACACCAGTGCACGAGATGTACAGCGCCTGCTGGCCGGCTTCATGGAACAACTCGATCACCCCGGTGCGCGGCACAAGGCGCTGGAAACACTGGAGCTTGACGCCGGTGCCAGCCAGGAAAAAATTCGCAGTCGTTACCGCCAACTGGCCGCTCAGCTTCACCCAGACAAAGGGGGAGACAGTGAGGCGTTCATTGAAGTTCGCCGTGCCTACGAACTGCTCCGCTCCGGCGGCTGA
- the dacB gene encoding D-alanyl-D-alanine carboxypeptidase/D-alanyl-D-alanine endopeptidase, with protein MLLRLFILLLLAPVVHAQEWKKILDLAPEGSQMALVVAPLSTTGALEIDYRGDTLLPPASTLKLFTATAAELTLGPNYRFPTRLWQRGQQQGGRWQGDLLFEFTGAPDLSVAQLGELLTQLRQQGVREIEGNILLDTSRFSGYDRAHGWPWNNLGVCYSAPVTALTLEGNCIQASLNSSGSGKPARFFVPAHQPIEVTSSVMVLPEEQIEQQLCELEAHLGPGNRYHLSGCISDQRDVLPLKFAINDPVAHGKARIRQELSRQGIVLRGDIVPGALGSGWQLLAQVQSAPLAELLQQTLQRSDNLIADLLLKTLPIHSGEAGSFASGVRAMKTIIQQHTGVDLHLAALSDGSGLSRDNLIQARQLANLLRWLAAHSELHSYQSLPVSGASGTLKYRASTRQPPLQGAIKAKTGTVNGSRNLAGYIDTASGERYVFVLLLSSISLPEKFHGPSPITAFERELLEWIYHNG; from the coding sequence ATGCTGTTGCGACTTTTTATCCTGCTGTTACTGGCGCCTGTTGTCCATGCTCAGGAGTGGAAAAAAATTCTTGATCTGGCACCTGAAGGCAGTCAGATGGCACTTGTGGTGGCACCCTTGAGTACAACGGGTGCCCTGGAGATCGATTACCGCGGCGACACTCTGCTGCCTCCGGCCAGCACGTTGAAACTGTTTACCGCCACAGCCGCCGAGCTGACACTGGGGCCGAACTACCGCTTTCCCACTCGCCTTTGGCAACGCGGCCAACAGCAGGGTGGTCGCTGGCAGGGTGACCTGCTGTTTGAATTCACCGGCGCACCTGACCTGAGCGTGGCCCAGCTGGGTGAATTACTGACACAACTGCGCCAACAAGGTGTACGCGAAATAGAGGGAAACATTCTGCTCGATACCAGCCGTTTCAGCGGTTACGACCGTGCCCACGGCTGGCCCTGGAATAATCTGGGCGTGTGTTACAGCGCACCCGTGACGGCATTGACCCTCGAAGGCAACTGTATTCAGGCAAGCCTGAATAGCAGCGGCAGCGGTAAGCCCGCCCGCTTCTTTGTGCCGGCCCATCAGCCGATCGAAGTCACGTCCAGCGTAATGGTGCTGCCAGAAGAACAGATCGAACAACAGCTGTGCGAACTGGAAGCTCACTTGGGTCCTGGCAACCGTTACCATCTCAGCGGCTGCATCAGTGATCAGCGTGATGTACTGCCGCTCAAGTTTGCCATCAACGACCCTGTTGCCCACGGCAAGGCACGTATTCGTCAGGAACTCAGCCGACAGGGTATCGTACTAAGAGGCGATATTGTGCCGGGGGCTCTGGGTTCGGGTTGGCAGCTGCTGGCGCAGGTACAGTCAGCGCCGTTGGCTGAACTGTTGCAACAGACCCTGCAGCGTTCCGACAACCTGATTGCAGACTTGTTGCTTAAAACCCTGCCGATCCACTCCGGTGAAGCCGGCAGCTTTGCAAGCGGCGTCCGCGCCATGAAAACGATTATCCAGCAGCATACCGGTGTTGACCTGCATCTGGCGGCCCTCAGTGACGGCTCAGGCCTGTCACGGGACAATTTGATTCAGGCCCGCCAGCTGGCCAACCTGCTGCGCTGGCTGGCTGCCCACTCCGAACTTCACAGCTACCAGTCACTGCCGGTTTCGGGTGCCAGCGGCACCCTGAAATACCGTGCCAGCACACGACAACCCCCGTTGCAGGGAGCGATCAAGGCGAAAACAGGCACCGTCAACGGAAGCCGCAATCTGGCCGGATACATCGATACGGCCTCAGGTGAACGCTATGTATTTGTACTGCTGCTGAGCAGTATCAGCCTGCCGGAAAAATTCCACGGCCCCAGCCCGATCACGGCATTTGAACGTGAGCTGCTGGAATGGATTTACCACAACGGCTGA
- the pdxH gene encoding pyridoxamine 5'-phosphate oxidase — MSDTPEISALRREYVAAGLSRAELAADPLEQFGHWMQQALEAYPDDATSMTLATAGADGWPAARIVLLKRFDADGFCWFTDFRSEKGEQLQQNPKAELLFYWRGLERQVRIRGRVEQLDHAMGETYFHERPRGSQLSAAASHQSFPIDHRITLEQRVAELDQTFEGAVIPCPLTWGGYRLIPELYEFWQGRENRLHDRFRYQYNDTGWQIERLQP, encoded by the coding sequence ATGAGTGATACCCCCGAAATCAGTGCCCTGCGCCGCGAATATGTGGCGGCGGGACTGAGTCGTGCCGAGCTGGCGGCTGACCCGCTGGAGCAGTTTGGTCACTGGATGCAGCAGGCGCTGGAGGCCTATCCCGACGATGCAACCTCAATGACTCTTGCCACGGCCGGTGCGGATGGCTGGCCAGCCGCACGTATTGTGCTGCTCAAGCGTTTCGATGCGGATGGTTTCTGTTGGTTCACTGATTTTCGCTCCGAGAAGGGGGAGCAGTTGCAGCAGAACCCGAAAGCCGAGTTGCTGTTTTACTGGCGCGGACTTGAGCGTCAGGTGCGGATCCGTGGACGTGTCGAGCAGCTTGATCACGCAATGGGCGAGACCTACTTTCACGAACGGCCGCGCGGCAGTCAGCTGAGTGCGGCAGCTTCGCATCAAAGCTTCCCGATTGATCATCGTATCACGCTGGAACAGCGCGTAGCCGAACTGGATCAAACCTTTGAGGGAGCCGTCATTCCCTGTCCGTTAACCTGGGGTGGTTATCGGCTGATACCCGAGCTGTACGAATTTTGGCAGGGACGGGAGAACCGCCTGCATGATCGCTTCCGCTACCAGTACAATGACACCGGCTGGCAGATAGAACGTCTGCAACCCTGA
- a CDS encoding class II fumarate hydratase yields the protein MNPEFRTEHDSMGEVQVPRDALYAAQTQRAVDNFQISDLCLPASFITTLAQIKAACARANAELGLLEKEQADAIVDAADQLIAGEHLDQFPVDVFQTGSGTSSNMNMNEVLSALIKQRTGLELHPNDHINMSQSSNDVIPTCIHVSALLQLENSLIPALRHLVGILTRKRSELSQIVKTGRTHLMDAMPIRMDQEVSGWLTQIQDCIARLESVRPRLLQVAQGGTAVGTGVNAPRAFSRLFCRQLSIRTGLTLQPAQNHFTAQACQDTAVELSGQLKTCATALMKIANDLRWMNSGPLAGLGEIALPALQPGSSIMPGKVNPVISEAVMMAAAQVCGNDVSISICGQHGNFQLNTMLPLIAYNLLQSEMLVANAAVTLADKAIEGFTVNSDNIEAALSRNPVLVTALNPVLGYEQAATLAKQAYTEGRPIVDVVVEQTDLEREEVEGLLDPLRLTGIE from the coding sequence ATGAATCCGGAATTTCGCACCGAGCATGACAGCATGGGTGAGGTACAGGTACCCCGTGATGCCCTGTACGCCGCACAGACCCAACGGGCTGTGGATAACTTTCAAATCAGTGATCTGTGCCTGCCGGCTTCGTTCATCACAACGCTGGCCCAGATCAAGGCAGCCTGCGCACGTGCCAATGCGGAGCTGGGCCTGCTGGAAAAAGAGCAGGCAGATGCCATTGTGGACGCAGCCGACCAGTTGATCGCCGGTGAACATCTCGACCAGTTCCCGGTGGACGTATTCCAGACCGGCTCCGGCACCAGCAGCAACATGAACATGAACGAAGTGCTCAGTGCGCTGATCAAGCAGCGCACCGGCCTTGAGCTGCACCCGAATGATCACATCAACATGAGCCAAAGCTCGAACGATGTGATCCCCACCTGCATTCATGTCAGCGCACTGCTGCAGCTGGAAAACAGCCTGATCCCGGCACTGCGCCATCTCGTCGGCATTCTGACGCGCAAGCGCTCTGAGCTGTCCCAGATCGTCAAGACCGGTCGTACCCATCTGATGGATGCCATGCCTATCCGCATGGATCAGGAGGTATCAGGCTGGCTGACACAGATACAGGATTGCATCGCACGACTGGAAAGCGTGCGCCCGCGACTGTTGCAGGTGGCTCAAGGCGGAACGGCGGTGGGTACCGGGGTCAACGCCCCGCGCGCCTTCTCACGCCTGTTCTGCCGTCAGCTCAGCATTCGTACTGGCTTGACCCTGCAGCCTGCACAGAACCACTTTACGGCTCAGGCCTGTCAGGATACGGCAGTTGAGCTGTCCGGCCAGCTCAAGACCTGCGCCACGGCATTGATGAAAATTGCCAATGATCTGCGCTGGATGAACTCCGGCCCACTGGCAGGTCTTGGCGAAATCGCCCTGCCTGCCCTGCAACCTGGCTCTTCCATCATGCCCGGCAAGGTCAACCCGGTGATCTCCGAAGCAGTCATGATGGCCGCCGCTCAGGTGTGTGGCAACGATGTCAGCATCAGCATCTGTGGCCAGCACGGCAACTTTCAGCTCAATACCATGCTGCCGCTGATTGCTTACAACCTGTTGCAGAGCGAGATGCTGGTCGCCAACGCTGCCGTCACACTGGCCGACAAGGCGATCGAAGGCTTTACGGTCAACAGCGACAATATCGAGGCGGCCCTGTCGCGCAACCCGGTTCTAGTCACGGCACTCAACCCGGTTCTGGGCTATGAGCAGGCGGCCACCCTTGCCAAACAGGCCTATACCGAAGGTCGACCCATCGTCGACGTGGTCGTGGAACAGACCGACCTTGAGCGCGAAGAGGTGGAAGGTCTGCTCGATCCGCTGCGCTTAACTGGCATCGAATAG